Genomic window (Fibrobacter sp. UWB2):
GAGCATGGCGGTAATCACACGGTCGTCCTTGATGAGGGCCTGTTCAGATTCGAGACCGCCCATGGAGTGACCGGAGCAACCGACCTTCGTCATATCAAGCTTCTGGTACAGAGGATCATTCGGATCCTTGTTCTTCTTTTCGAGCCAGTTGAGGGCAGGAATTGCCTGGGTTGCGTTACCCGGAGATTCACGGAGTGCAATCACGACAAAGCCGTGAGATGCGAGACGACGGATAATTCCACCGTATGCACCCGGTTCCGTGCCGCCACCCGGCCCCCACACGACAACGGCGTGCTTCTGGTCGTTAGAAAGCTGTTCCGGATAAGCAAGGATTCCACCGCCATCGTGACCGGTGCGTTCAATGTACTTGACTCGCATCTGGTCCTTCGTTTCGTCCGAGCCTTCGGCAAGGAATACGCCCTTCGGCTTTGCTTCTTCACTAGAACTGGATTCGACCTTCTTTTCGGAGCTAGAGGAGCTAACGGCAGGAGCACTCACCGAACTGGAACTTACGACCGGAGCTTTTTCGGAGCTCGATGCCGGAGCATCGACAGAGCTAGAGCTTGCGGCAACATCAGCAGAGGATTCTGCGCCCGGAGCGACAGCACTGCTAGATTCCACCTGCGGCCCAACATCCGCACTGGAACCCGGAAGGATTGCGTCTTGATTCTGCTGAGCTGCAGAGCTAGAAATTTCTGTGCCAGTGGCACCCTGAGAGTCAGAGCTCGTACCCGGCTGAACTTCTTCAGCAGAGCTGGACGAGAATCCGGCAGCGTAGTTGTTGATTGCAGACGTGACATCGTCACCGCAATTCAGGAAGACCAAGGAAC
Coding sequences:
- a CDS encoding esterase, translating into MKSKLLKTVVLASSLVFLNCGDDVTSAINNYAAGFSSSSAEEVQPGTSSDSQGATGTEISSSAAQQNQDAILPGSSADVGPQVESSSAVAPGAESSADVAASSSSVDAPASSSEKAPVVSSSSVSAPAVSSSSSEKKVESSSSEEAKPKGVFLAEGSDETKDQMRVKYIERTGHDGGGILAYPEQLSNDQKHAVVVWGPGGGTEPGAYGGIIRRLASHGFVVIALRESPGNATQAIPALNWLEKKNKDPNDPLYQKLDMTKVGCSGHSMGGLESEQALIKDDRVITAMLNNSGDLGHTAMSQVSASKTVGIVYGEGGMERPNAEADYNNNGVKAPACLIKMTGGQGNECQQGECGWGHGSGPWGGMAATVAWMRWHLGGEDFRKADFVGTSGRYINGEIIGERGRWKGTCKNF